The Paenibacillus sp. 481 DNA window CATCGAACGAGGCATTGAAGACATTGCAGGGATTCGCATTATGTGTCAGTTCGTAGAAGACATCAGGCGAGTAGCGGAGCTGATCCGTCAACGCAAAGATATGAATGTACTGTATGAAAAAGACTACATTACGAATTTCAAGGACAGCGGCTATCGCAGCTTCCATATGATCGTCGAGTATCCGGTACAAACGGCGCTTGGACAAAAGCTCGTGCTGGCTGAAATTCAGATTCGCACGTTGGCGATGAATTTCTGGGCGACGATCGAGCATTCACTCAACTACAAATATCGCGACAGCTTGCCGGAAGATGTGAGGGCACGTTTGAAAAAGGCGGGCGAAGCAGCTTTTATTCTTGATAATGAGATGTCGAGCATTCGTGAAGAAATATTAGAAGCACAAATAAGCTTTGAGGATCACTCTAAAATCGTGCAAACGTGCTTGTCCTGCATTCAAGCGCTATACTCGTACCATCGCGTAAGCGAAGCGATACAGTTCCAACGCAAGTTCAATGAGTTGTGGGAGCAACGTGATATGGTCGGTATGAAGCAGTTGGAGGAAGTATTGATTGCGGAAATTAAAGCGGCGAAAAAAAGTATCGGTCAGCAACCATGACCGATGCCGCCTACGATCGGTTATACGTTCAGTTCTTAAAGTTATTTAATGAAGAACGGGACTATTATACGTGCCATGATGTTATGGAAGAGCTATGGCTCGAAGAGGGACGGAAGCCTCTGTTGCAAGGATTGCTGCAAGTAGCAGTAGGGCTGCATCATCATCAGAACGGGAATCGCCCGGGTGCTATAAAGTTGTTGGAAGCGGCCTTAAACAAGCTCAATGGCTACGCAGATGAGATTATGGGCATTCAGTTACATAAGCTAAGACAGGATACGGAACTCGTGTTGGCTGCACTCAAATGCGCAGCGCATTTGCCGCCGTTTCGTGATATCACGATTGAGGTGCTTGATCCTGCGTTACAACAACAAATCGATCAGGTGGCTTTGCCAGCTGAAGAAGATGATTAAAGGATGGTGCGTAGTCACCATCCTTTTCGTTATGATGCTGATCGCGTCGCGCGTAAGCATTGAGCATGTCAGCTTGCTGATCGCGTCGCGCACAAGCATTGAGCATGTCAGCTTGCTGATCGCGTCGCACACAAGCATTGAGCATGTCAGCTTGCTGATCGCGGCGCACATAAGCATTGCACAAATCGAACTTGCGTGATCACGCAATAGAAATGCGGGCACGCTTCCATCCTTGTGCCGACATCCCGATTTGCCCGCTAACGTGAAATGGTATCGTAAAGATATAAACCATTTACGAAGCGGAGCGTGAGTTACACATGATCAAAATACGACCATCAGTCGCCCATTTTTTCAATGTATCTGATCCGAAATACGTCCAGTTTTTGCGTCAATACGATGCAAAAGGCTGGAAGCAGATTACGTTTTACATCAGTATGGCCCTATTTCCTGGGCTACTCGCTTATATCGGTGTCTTTCATTTGCGAGAATCAATCATGTTATGGACAGGAATGTCTAGTCATTACGCACAATATACCGTTCTTGTCTTGCTAACTGCGGGCTGGCACATCTTCGTACCGCTGCTGTCATTGCGATATGTGGATAACATGACATTGAAGCAATCCCTTTGTTATTTAGGATTTAGACGACCCGATCTGAAAGGGCTGCTCCTTGTGTTTCCGCTATTAGCCATCATTATGACCTTGTTGTCCATCCCTTATTT harbors:
- a CDS encoding DUF309 domain-containing protein translates to MTDAAYDRLYVQFLKLFNEERDYYTCHDVMEELWLEEGRKPLLQGLLQVAVGLHHHQNGNRPGAIKLLEAALNKLNGYADEIMGIQLHKLRQDTELVLAALKCAAHLPPFRDITIEVLDPALQQQIDQVALPAEEDD
- a CDS encoding GTP pyrophosphokinase — its product is MDGMDWGNFLLPYEQAVEELKVKFKTMRAELKKREEYAPIEFVTGRVKRMTSILEKSKRLNVPVENIERGIEDIAGIRIMCQFVEDIRRVAELIRQRKDMNVLYEKDYITNFKDSGYRSFHMIVEYPVQTALGQKLVLAEIQIRTLAMNFWATIEHSLNYKYRDSLPEDVRARLKKAGEAAFILDNEMSSIREEILEAQISFEDHSKIVQTCLSCIQALYSYHRVSEAIQFQRKFNELWEQRDMVGMKQLEEVLIAEIKAAKKSIGQQP
- a CDS encoding CPBP family intramembrane glutamic endopeptidase produces the protein MIKIRPSVAHFFNVSDPKYVQFLRQYDAKGWKQITFYISMALFPGLLAYIGVFHLRESIMLWTGMSSHYAQYTVLVLLTAGWHIFVPLLSLRYVDNMTLKQSLCYLGFRRPDLKGLLLVFPLLAIIMTLLSIPYLHTIYPPLYHFFNSIPWLAIESWHIYVVGYYDFPFFLLLIGIIGNFIGEEMYFRGYILHKLGSVKGDWIIVGVLFNVYHFWQAPINWAYIPFSIFIPFELLVKLRKNIYGAIALHLFTNFLWGTITYMLAGVR